One Longimicrobium sp. genomic window, GCGTCCTGCACCACGCGGCCCTCGGGTGAGCTCATGGGCGTGGTCACCCCGGCGCCCTTGAACGACAGCTCGGCGATGATTGTGGCCACGTGCTCCGTCACCTCGGGGTCCACGCCGAGCCCCGACAGCCACTCCCGGGCCGCGCGCGGCCCGGCGCTGGCGTCGCCGCCGTGGAACTTGTGGTCGGCCACGTCGTGCAGCAGCGCCGCCAGTTCCACGACGTAGGCATCGGCACCTTCCTCGCCCGCCAGCCGCAGCGCCACGCGCCGCACCCGGTGCACGTGCCACCAGTCGTGGCCCGTTCCCTCGCCCGACATCCGCTCCCGCACGAACGCTTCCGTCCGCCGGAGGATCTCTCCCGGCTCCATCGTCATCTCGGCCTCATCACCGCTCGTGGGGGACCCAAACAGATCTGAACTGCATTTCACGCCGAGGACGCAGAGAAAACGGAGAGGACGCAGAGGAGCCGCGGCAGCCCTCTGCGTCCTCTCTTTTCCCTCCGCGCTCTCTGCATGAGACGTTACCGCGGCCAGTCGCGCGCGGCCGGCGATCAGCGGCGCCGGAACGCGACGGGCTGGGCTGTGGCCCGGCCCATGAACAGGGTTCCTGTCATCTCCTTCGGTGCGACCACGTCG contains:
- a CDS encoding HD domain-containing protein, with translation MTMEPGEILRRTEAFVRERMSGEGTGHDWWHVHRVRRVALRLAGEEGADAYVVELAALLHDVADHKFHGGDASAGPRAAREWLSGLGVDPEVTEHVATIIAELSFKGAGVTTPMSSPEGRVVQDADRLDAIGAVGVGRAFAYGGSRGRPMHEPDAAPEMHESFERYKSSTGPTINHFHEKLLLLRDRMNTPSARRMAEGRHRFMEQFLERFHAEWDGLD